In Drosophila bipectinata strain 14024-0381.07 chromosome 2R, DbipHiC1v2, whole genome shotgun sequence, one genomic interval encodes:
- the LOC108119254 gene encoding uncharacterized protein, which translates to MACHCRYLIKFLTRCCFCYKLRFGVMMFGCIFFMWFIYLTFGTAFMMESIFPNEYQSGKGPWSASALKTTMVFSFFGILSSGLLCIGVHNNNEMLFLPFLVFAPIWILVHILALALYAFKVVVILLLVLTILILIYAWLVVWSYYVELLFAYDDELETGTRYI; encoded by the exons ATGGCCTGCCATTGTAGGTATTTGATTAAGTTCCTCACAAGATGCTGCTTCTGCTACAAGCTCCGCTTCGGGGTCATGATGTTCGGCTGCATCTTCTTCATGTGGTTCATCTACCTGACCTTCGGCACTGCCTTCATGATGGAGTCCATCTTCCCCAATGAATACCAATCGGGAAAGGGACCCTGGTCAGCGTCTGCCCTCAAGACCACCAtggtattttcatttttcggaATCTTGTCATCCGGATTGCTGTGCATTGGTGTCCATAAT AACAATGAGATGCTCTTTCTACCATTTCTGGTATTTGCACCCATTTGGATTTTGGTTCATATACTGGCCCTGGCCCTCTATGCCTTTAAAGTGGTGGTTATACTCCTTTTAGTCTTAACTATAC TAATTCTCATTTATGCCTGGCTTGTTGTGTGGTCCTACTATGTGGAACTGCTCTTCGCCTACGACGATGAACTGGAAACTGGAACCCGCTACATTTAA
- the LOC108119255 gene encoding uncharacterized protein: MLCHKCCYFVPLNIGCLIISGLFLSYHVGEVLTHTNDTIFLKDAAQYKWIPVLFAPLYTGSIISSMLLIYGAYKQRKGFVLVWVIMHVPIFVAYLIMTICDGALKNPPPLIIAIQVIIVVGLFYSLFVVLSYYQYLNISANEDEEYEI; the protein is encoded by the exons ATGCTGTGCCATAAATGTTGCTACTTTGTGCCCCTGAACATTGGCTGCCTAATCATAAGCGGACTCTTCCTGAGCTACCACGTGGGCGAGGTGCTGACCCACACCAACGACACCATATTCCTCAAGGACGCCGCCCAATACAAATGGATACCAGTACTCTTTGCTCCCCTGTACACGGGCAGCATTATATCGTCGATGCTTCTCATCTATGGAGCCTATAAG CAGCGGAAAGGCTTCGTCTTGGTGTGGGTCATCATGCATGTCCCCATATTTGTGGCCTATCTGATAATGACCATCTGCGATGGAGCCCTCAAGAACCCACCGCCTCTAATAATCGCCATCCAGGTCATCATCGTAG TGGGTCTCTTCTATTCCCTATTTGTGGTGCTATCGTACTACCAGTACCTCAATATTTCCGCCAACGAAGACGAGGAATACGAAATatga